In Anthocerotibacter panamensis C109, the sequence ACTGGTTCCCCCGGCCATGTCGATGCCTGAGACCATCCCCTCCGACTTTGCCGCCAACTCCACAATGGCGCGGTTGACTGCGTAGGGCAGGCGGGTGTGCAGACAGAGCAGTTGGGTAGTAATGATGGGATATTCGGTCTGGCGGGCAGCCTCCCCGACCGCCTGCACGACTTCTTTCATCTGCTGGATGCGTTCAGCCTCCGTCAAATGGTGATTGGTGCGGTAGTAGGGGGTGTAGCGCAGTTCTAGGTAGGCTAGATTCTCGAAGACATAGGCACCCCGAATGAGACGGTAGACGAAGTAGGGCAACTCTTCAAGAGTCTGGACCGACTCGACGAGGGTGTGCAGTTCTAGATATTCCTCTAACGTCGCTCGCGGTTGGGTATAAAAATTTTCAAAATCCTCATAGACTGCAAACCGCTCCGCTAGGGGATGGCCCTGCCGCAGCAGGTAGCGCCATAGTACCCTAGGGACTACGGAACCGCCCAGATGACGATGAAGTTCTGCATGGAGGGCCATGGGGGTTTTTGGTTAAGAGTGTCTCTATATCCTACACAAACACCTTGGAGGAAGATTATTGTTTTGATAATCCCGATAAAAATCATGATCATACTGAGTAAAAATACCCAATATATACCTCATGACATTGCGCGGCCCCAGGCCCGGTCTGTATACTTGAGTGCTCCCATGCGGTAATGGTTATGTCTGTGCACAAAACTGTAGAACGTCTACAAAAGCATATCCTGGCCGATGGAGAACGGGTAGTAGTAGACCTGGAGCGCTCTCAGGGCTCAGTTTTGATGGATGCGGAATCAGGGCAGGAGTTGGTGGACTTCCACGGCTTTATCGCCTCGCTCCCTTTGGGTTACAACCATCCCAGCGTCGTCTCGGATGACGGCTATCAGGAGAAACTCCACCGCGCCAGTCAGTACCGAGTGGCGATCCCAGATATATATCATCCTTACTATGCCGACTTTGTCGAAGCCTTTGCCAGCACTTTGCCTCCTGAATTCCGGCAGCATCTCTTTTTTATTGATGGCGGCACTCTAGCGGTCGAGAACGCCATGAAGACGGCTATGGATTACAAACTGCGTCGTAACTTCAACCGGGACATCCACAGTAAAGGCTATCAAGTCCTGCACTTCAAACACGCCTTCCATGGTCGTAGCGGCTACTGCCTCTCGGTCACCAATACCAATGACCCGCGCAAATACGCCCACTTTGCCAAGTTTGACTGGCCGCGGATGGAGGCTCCGGCCCTATACTTTGACCTAGAGGGCTGTGCCCATCGGGATGTAGCTTTAGAGGAACAGGCCCTCGCTGCGATCCGGGCAGTCCTGAGTGGCCCTCGCGTCGATGATATCTGCGCGATCTTGGTGGAGCCAATCCAGGGTGAAGGCGGGGACCGCCATCTCAGCCCGGAGTTTCTCCAGGGTCTGCGCGACCTGAGCCGCCAGTTTGACAGTCTGTTAATCTTCGACGAAGTGCAGTGTGGATTTGGTACCACGGGCAAATGGTGGGCTTTTGAGCACCATTCGGTCGCCCCGGACCTCGTCGCCTTCGGTAAGAAGACCCAAACTTGCGGCATTGCCGCCACCGGCTACATTGATTCTGTCGAGAACACCTTCACTACGCCCTCACGGATCAGTTCGACGTGGGGCGGGCAATTGACGGACATGGTCCGCTGCGAGAAGATTATCCAGGTCATCCGCGACGAGCATCTGCTCAGAAACATCACGGTCCAGGGGGAATATCTGCTTGCTCAACTGCGGCAGTTTGCCCAACAGACCGGGCTCATCGACAATGTGCGGGGCCGGGGTAGTTTCCTGGGCTTTGATGTGCTCGATACCCCGACGCGCAATGAGGTCCGCGAACAAGCCAAGCAGGAGGGCTGTCTCTTTTTGGTCTGCGGCGATGTGAGTCTGCGCTTTCGCCCTGCCTTGACCATCCAGCAGTGGGAAATTGACCGGGGGCTCGCGATCCTATTCAAGGTCCTCCGTCGCGTGGCAAAGCCGATGACCAGCAAGGTTTAGCCACCATATCCTGCGTAGAATAAGCACAAATTGTCTAAAGTAACTAGAAGAAAATTGCTTGAGGGTAGGGTCAAAGTGCCCAGAAACGATATCTAGGTAAATCTCGTTGCCCTTCCGTTCTGCGGCCTGCCGGTTGATTCTAAAGTCTGGAAGCTCGATGCCTAGGGAGTATTGCCTGCCTCCATACCGCCACCGCAGCCGCAAACGGCCCCGAAACTCTTCTACGGATACCGTCTCTTTAGGAGCCTTCCGCTGTATATTGGCCCTCAATGTTGATATTCAAAGTGTACTCAAAACTCCTAGAAAGACCTTTACTTTATGGAGAGTACCGGATTCGAACCGGTCACCTCTGCGGTGCGATCGCAGCGCTCTACCAAATGAGCTAACTCCCCCTATTGGATAATTTTACTGTATCTTTAGGAGTCTCCGTGCACCCAGTTCTCTATTTGTCTTGGCAGTTTTGAAATAGACCAATACACTTTATGGGGAAAGACGTAAGAGGCTTCACGCGTGGATTTCAATCAAGCACTATTACGAATAGCGACCCAGGCGGCTTCGGCCTATATCAGCGCTCGTAGCCTGAGTAATCCGCAAACCCGCCCGGATACCCTAGCTGGGTTACATCTGGCAGAATCAGGAGCAGTACCCTTTCTGGAGGCGTTGAGCCAACGAGCTACCCAAGAGGGAGACCCGTGGTTGGCAGAACGGCTGATGCGCCATGCCCAAGATGAGCGTCGCCATGGGGCCATTTTCGCCCAAGCCCTCAAGCGCATGGGGCGGGACCTCATCGACTTCCAGCCCCTGCGCGGTGGTGCTCAGCCTCGCAGTCCTTTTTTTGAAAAATATTTTGAAGGCTATAGCCGGGAGCAGTTGCAGGCTACCCACATTGATTGGGTGCTCATGATGGCTGCAACCCATGTCCTGGAGGCAGATGCCAGTAAGGACTTCGTGCGCATGGCTAGGGCTTTGCCCCAAGGGGACCCCCTCCAAGCCGGAATGTATGCCATTGCAGCGGATGAAGGGGGACATGCACACTACCTCAAAGAAGCATTGGTCCGCCGTATCGGACTCAGGGCTGCCGAGGAAGCCATCGAGAACTATCGGGTGCACAAGACGCAAGCCATTCTATACATGGTCAGCCAGATGCTCCAATCAGGCCGCCTAGAAGGACCCAAGCTCACCCGTACTACCACCCTAGCGGCCTGAACAGGCTAGGGATTGGGGCTAGACGAGGGGCCTGTGGTGACCGTGCCATTGATGGTGTTGCCGCTGTTGGTTGTGCCGGTGACGGTCTTGGTCCAGCCCTGCCCAGGGACATAGTTGTACTTGGCGTTGGTATTGGAGCCACCGATGACCTGTCCGCTGCTATTGGTGACCGTGGTGGCTTTTTGAAAACTGCCGTCTTCCTGCTTGGTCAAGGTCGAATCAATAGTACGGGTCTGTCCGTTGCGGGTAATTGTGCTTTCTTTGGTCCCAGTATTGGTGGTGTTGTCATAGGAAGAGGTGCTGCTCCGGCTACCGACCACGTTGCCACTACTGTTTGTGATGGTGCTGCTGCCATTGCGCTGATAGCCAGCGTCGGTCTGAGTCCGGGTGCCATTGCGGTTCAGATTGTAGATAGAGCCATTGCCAGCGGTGATCTGACCGGAGCCGTTCGTGGTTATGCTCCCATCTGCGTTGCGCGTGCGGGTATCCGTAGTGTCAAAACTGCCGGAGCGGGATTGACCGTTGAGCCCGGTGCGCGTGTAGGTACCGGAATTTGAGAAGGCTCCTGGCCCAGTGCGGATACGGTTGCTCTGAGAGGAGAAAGCACGGCCACTGCTAGAACTAAAAGTGCGGGTGCGCTCCCGAGCCATAGCAGGCGGGAGGAAACTCAAGGTGACCAGCAGAGCAACCCCTGTGAGCGAAAACTTATTCATCATGGAAATCCCCTGGAGCAGTACACGCCTTGAGACGGTCACGGGGAGTTTACGGTTCAGGGGCGGTACGGTTTTCCCCACCCTTCTACTACACTGGTCATGAAGCCTTACCTCCGGTGCCCTGTGCTCTCGTACAAAAGTGCCCTGCCTGCACTCCTGGCGCTCACTTTGTTGGGGCTGCCTACCCACGCCCAGACGACCAATCCCCTTTTGGAACAGGCCCGCAGTGCTTCCTTAAAGGGAAACTGGCCTCAGGCGGTAAAGCTTTACCGTCAGGCGGTCAAGCAAGACCCCAAAACCGCCGAACTGTGGAATAACCTGGGGGTTGCCCTACGTAAGAGCGGTCAGCGCACAGAGGCGAGCAGTGCCTATCGTCGGGCTTTGGCGTTGCGCCCCGACTTTGCTGAAGCGTATAGCAACCTCGCTGTGGTTCAGGCGGAATTAGGGGACCTGAGCGGAGCTTTGATCGCAGCCCAAAAAGCAGTCAAGCTTGACCCTCAAAATCCAGTGGCGCTCCTCAATGTCGCCTTTATCCAAGAAGAGCAGCAAGACTGGGAGCGCGCCGCCAAGACCTATCGCCGCTACATGGAACAATTTGGAGAGACCGCCCGAGTACGCTACCGGCTGGCTGTCGTCTATCAAAAACAAGACCAGCTCTCAGAGGCGCTTGGGCATCTGCAACGGGCTGTAGACCAGGAGCCGACGAACCAAGAGTATCGTCTGGCTCTAGGGCGGCTGGAGTATCAGTTGGGCAATCCCTCCCGCGCTTTGCGCAATCTGGACGGTCAGGTGAGTACCAATAATCCCGAGACCCTCCATCTTTTGGGTCGTCTCTCCTACGAATCAGGCCGCTATGACCAAGCCGTGACTTCTCTGGAGCGGGTGAACGAGCTTCAGGCCGACAACCCGCAACTGCTCAATGATTTGGGGGTAGCCCTTGTTCGTACCGACCGGCTACCCGATGCCTGTAAAGCTCTGGAGCAGGCGGTTGCGCTCCAGCCGGATTATGCTGAGGCTTGGGCCAATCTGGGTCTGGTGTACAAGCGGCTGCATGAACCGGAACGAGCCATCCTCTCCTACCGCAAGGCCATCGCATTAAACAACAAACTCCCCCAAGCCTATAACAATCTCGCCAGCTTGCTTTTGGAGCAAAAACAGACCGCCGAAGCCATTCAAAACCTCAAGCAGGCTGTCGCCCTTGACCCCGAGTATTGGGAAGCCCAACGCGGTTTAGCATTGGCCTATGCCCTCAACAGGAATATGGAAGAAGCCGAAACCCAAGGAGCAAAGGCGCTTGCGGTCGCCCGCACTCCCCAGCAGTTCATCCAGTCCAACAACGACCTCACGGCCATTCAACAGCTCCGCCCCGACGACCTCAACCCCCGGCGGACCCCCAAAGCCCAGTGACCCTCCGCATCTACGGTAATCGTCGCCTCAAGACCCTCCCCGGACTCGCCACCCGCCCCACCACCGGCCGGGTGCGTGAGGCGCTTTTCAATATCTGGCAAGACCGGATTGAGGGGTGCCGTTGGCTGGATCTCTGTAGCGGTTGTGGGAGTATTGGGGCCGAAGCCCTGGTCCGAGGAGCTGCTTGGGTCTGTGGAGTAGAGCAATCGGCGACAGCCTGCCGCATTATCCAAGAAAACTGGGAGCCATTGGGAGCAGGTCGTTTCAGCCTCTACCGCGCCGCACTCCCCGAGGCTCTGGGGTGGATTGCCCGCCGCGAAGCTCCTTTTGACTTAGTCTATCTGGACCCTCCCTACGACAGCAGGCTCTATTTGCCCGTCCTGGCTCAATTGCTTGCCACACGACTCTTGAAGCCAGAAGGACAGGTTGCCTGCGAACACGCCAGCAAACACCCCCCTGGTCTTGCTCCCGGCTGGGAATGCTATGACGAACGCACCTATGGCAGGAGTGGGTTGAGCTTCTATGCCCCGGCCCTAATGGGGCAAGGCCGCCCAGAGACTGGCTGCGACTAGCAGGAGCACCGCGACCAGCCAGCTCCACTGACGCCGGGGGCGATAGGTCACCGGCGCAGGAGTAGGCTGACGAGCATCGCGATAGAGGGTGCACTGAGTGGCGTGAGGATAGTTGGGCAAGGTGCAGTTGTCTTCCCGGTAGACACAGGTTTCACACAGCACCTCCCCCTCGGGGGCGGTAAAAATATTCACCCCAGGATGACCATACGCCTTGAAAGCCTTGCCGCAGGTGCGACAGGCGATGGCATTGGTCTTATTGGGGGTGCCGCAGCGCGGGCATTCCATCGGCGATGTTCCTGCTCTCAAGGCCAGTATAGCCGCGCTACTCTCAGCCGCCTTGGCGCTTCACCCAACGGTCAATAGCGGGTAGCTCGCGGGCCTTAAGGTTGGCTTGGAAGCGGATGCGCTCGGCTCCTTTGGCAATTTCGGCCTGCACCTCGGCGGGGAGCTTGCTGCGGGCAAACGCCTCCAATTCATCCGCCCGCGACGTATCATTAAATTCGCTTGTCAGACTGGGGAAGTATCCATTGCGGCCAAAATACGTCAGTTTGCCCAAGAGCGCCTTATAGTTTTTGCGGGCGAAGTCCCAGGCCATCTCCGGGTGTTCGCCCTGCGTGGCAACCCCCCGCACCAGCCAGACAGCGCGGGTGGGTGGCAGTTCATCCGTGAGGGCCAAATCCAGGGTATGACGGGCCAAATTGGGGTCCAGCGCGGCCCTGAGCGCATTGTAAAACTGTTGTTGGTCCTCGCTAGTCCGCGCCTTACGCCCGAGGGCGCGCAGTTGGTCGTAGGTCTTCTGGTCACTGTAGCGGCCTACTATATAAAAAACCGGTACCCTGAGGTCAGCAGCAAGCGTCTTGGGGTCGGTGCGAAACGCCTGAAACCGCTTGCGGGCCTCAGCAATCACCCCGCTATCTCCGAAGGTTCCCAAAGTGGTGAGGACCTTGGCTCTTAGGACGCTCATCGTCGGCGGCTCAGAGGGCTTGGCCTCCCAGCCCAGGCGCGCCAACAGCGGCTGCAACAGCGCGCGCCCAGAAGCCCTGAATCCTCGTTGTCCCGGCTGGTTGCGCTCCAGGCTATCCATAGTCATCAGGGTATCGAGGACCTGCTGCCACGTGATGAGGTCGGTATTCTGCTGAACCTGTGGCATGAGCGCCAGATAATCCTCTGCTGAAGCCCGCCCTGCCTCTACCAGTGCCCAGGTGTCACTGAGCAGGTTGACCCGGTCGGCAGCAGGGAGTTCCCCAGCGGCTTTACCCAGGGCCAAAGCCAAGTCCGCTTGATACTGGACCCGGTAATAACCTGTGTTGCCCGTGTTGACCTTGAGGGTCCCCTGGCAATCTCCAGCGAGGGCCGTGGTGCGTTTACCCTCCAGCAAAGCGTAGGCAGCAGGGGTACTAGAACCTACAGCATTGAAGGCGACAGGGATACGCCACTGGAGCGGTTGGGGCGCTAGGTCGTTGATAGTGAAGCGGTCCTGTTCCAGAGTGAGGGTACGGCGACCTCCGGTACAGGAAGAGGCCACCCGGACTAGCGGAAAACCAGGTTGCTCAGTCCATCCGGCGGCTAGAATGCTGACCGGTTTGGCGGTGGACTGTTCCAGGGCAGCCCAGAGGTCGGCGGT encodes:
- a CDS encoding amidohydrolase family protein, producing MALHAELHRHLGGSVVPRVLWRYLLRQGHPLAERFAVYEDFENFYTQPRATLEEYLELHTLVESVQTLEELPYFVYRLIRGAYVFENLAYLELRYTPYYRTNHHLTEAERIQQMKEVVQAVGEAARQTEYPIITTQLLCLHTRLPYAVNRAIVELAAKSEGMVSGIDMAGGTSLYAERMDEFVELYKYALALGLKTTAHLYETEEGSHPQLLPYISRIGHGIQIPLRYPELLAQVAQRGQCLEVCPTTYFQTGNLQSIDQLKVVFQRCFDSGVDIAICTDNAGLHNVRLPFEYENLLTRDVIDFHQMRRCQENAFRHAFAWPYLQPPQAFLSRLTAKATTLG
- a CDS encoding aminotransferase class III-fold pyridoxal phosphate-dependent enzyme, producing the protein MSVHKTVERLQKHILADGERVVVDLERSQGSVLMDAESGQELVDFHGFIASLPLGYNHPSVVSDDGYQEKLHRASQYRVAIPDIYHPYYADFVEAFASTLPPEFRQHLFFIDGGTLAVENAMKTAMDYKLRRNFNRDIHSKGYQVLHFKHAFHGRSGYCLSVTNTNDPRKYAHFAKFDWPRMEAPALYFDLEGCAHRDVALEEQALAAIRAVLSGPRVDDICAILVEPIQGEGGDRHLSPEFLQGLRDLSRQFDSLLIFDEVQCGFGTTGKWWAFEHHSVAPDLVAFGKKTQTCGIAATGYIDSVENTFTTPSRISSTWGGQLTDMVRCEKIIQVIRDEHLLRNITVQGEYLLAQLRQFAQQTGLIDNVRGRGSFLGFDVLDTPTRNEVREQAKQEGCLFLVCGDVSLRFRPALTIQQWEIDRGLAILFKVLRRVAKPMTSKV
- a CDS encoding Arm DNA-binding domain-containing protein, which produces MRANIQRKAPKETVSVEEFRGRLRLRWRYGGRQYSLGIELPDFRINRQAAERKGNEIYLDIVSGHFDPTLKQFSSSYFRQFVLILRRIWWLNLAGHRLCHATEDLE
- a CDS encoding ferritin-like domain-containing protein; its protein translation is MDFNQALLRIATQAASAYISARSLSNPQTRPDTLAGLHLAESGAVPFLEALSQRATQEGDPWLAERLMRHAQDERRHGAIFAQALKRMGRDLIDFQPLRGGAQPRSPFFEKYFEGYSREQLQATHIDWVLMMAATHVLEADASKDFVRMARALPQGDPLQAGMYAIAADEGGHAHYLKEALVRRIGLRAAEEAIENYRVHKTQAILYMVSQMLQSGRLEGPKLTRTTTLAA
- a CDS encoding tetratricopeptide repeat protein, which translates into the protein MKPYLRCPVLSYKSALPALLALTLLGLPTHAQTTNPLLEQARSASLKGNWPQAVKLYRQAVKQDPKTAELWNNLGVALRKSGQRTEASSAYRRALALRPDFAEAYSNLAVVQAELGDLSGALIAAQKAVKLDPQNPVALLNVAFIQEEQQDWERAAKTYRRYMEQFGETARVRYRLAVVYQKQDQLSEALGHLQRAVDQEPTNQEYRLALGRLEYQLGNPSRALRNLDGQVSTNNPETLHLLGRLSYESGRYDQAVTSLERVNELQADNPQLLNDLGVALVRTDRLPDACKALEQAVALQPDYAEAWANLGLVYKRLHEPERAILSYRKAIALNNKLPQAYNNLASLLLEQKQTAEAIQNLKQAVALDPEYWEAQRGLALAYALNRNMEEAETQGAKALAVARTPQQFIQSNNDLTAIQQLRPDDLNPRRTPKAQ
- the rsmD gene encoding 16S rRNA (guanine(966)-N(2))-methyltransferase RsmD, with the translated sequence MTLRIYGNRRLKTLPGLATRPTTGRVREALFNIWQDRIEGCRWLDLCSGCGSIGAEALVRGAAWVCGVEQSATACRIIQENWEPLGAGRFSLYRAALPEALGWIARREAPFDLVYLDPPYDSRLYLPVLAQLLATRLLKPEGQVACEHASKHPPGLAPGWECYDERTYGRSGLSFYAPALMGQGRPETGCD